The Mesorhizobium loti DNA segment ACGAGCAGCACCACCGGCAGGCCCCTGTAACTGGCGAACTCATAGACCAGGAACAGGGCCAGGGCGCTGGCGACCAGCGTCTTGACGACGAACAGGGGGAAGGGCTCGGCTTCATAGCCATGGCGCTCGCGCTTGCGCCGGGTGCGAAGCCCGAAATAGGCATAGGCCACCACGGCGATCACGCCGAGCACCACCGTCGTCATGTGCAGCGTCAGACCGCTGCCCAAGATGGTCTTGCCGGCGGCATTCACCGTCGGCGGGATCAGCGTCAGGGGGCCGATCACGTCCGGAATGAAGCCGGAGCTCAGTGCCTTGAAGTCGTCCGGAAGAGGCCCCACCGAGGATCCGCCGCCCAGCAGCGCCTGACAGATGCCGCGGAAGATCAGCATGCCGGCCAGCGTGACGATGAAGCTCGGTATCCGGTGATAGGCGATCCAGTAGCCTTGCGCCGCGCCGATCAGGCCGCCCACGATCAGGCAGAGGATCGAAACCACCAGCGGATTGCTGAGCGGTCCGAGCTGCCAGATGACCATCATGTTTGCCGCCAGCGCGCCGATGAAACCGGCGACCGATCCGACGCTGAGGTCGATATAGCCGGAAACGATGACCAGCAGCATGCCTAGCGCCATCACGATGATGAACGAGTTCTGCTGCACCAGATTGCTGAGGTTGACCGGCTTGAACAGCGTCCCCGACGTGGTGAACTGGAAGAACAGCATGATGACGATCAGTGCGATAATCAGACCGTATTCGCGCAGGTTCGTCGTCAGCGCCGAGACGGCGATGCGTGGACGCTGTTCTTCGGCGACGTTGCCCTGCGGGGCGGGGGCAATTTCGGTGCTCATGCTGCTTTTCCTTCTCCGCGAACGATGGCGCGCATTATTTTTTCCTGGCTTGCGTCCGCCGCCGGCATTTCGCCGACGATGCGCCCTTCGTTCATGACGTAGATGCGGTCGGTGATGCCGAGCAATTCCGGCATTTCCGACGAGATGACCACGATCGCCTTACCTTCCGAGGCAAGGCGCGCGATGATCGTGTAGATTTCGTATTTGGCGCCGACATCGATGCCGCGCGTCGGCTCGTCGAGGATCAGCACTTCCGGGTCGGCGAACAGCCATTTCGACAGCACCACCTTCTGCTGGTTGCCGCCGGAAAGATTGCCGGTCATCTGATAGACGCTCGAAGCGCGGATATTGGTCTTCTTGCGATAGTCGTTGGCAACGGCAAGCTCGCGCAAATCGTCGATCACGCTGTGACGCGAGACGCCGCCGAGATTGGCGAGCGTTATGTTGTGCTTGATATGGTCGATGAGGTTGAGACCGTAGGTCTTGCGGTCCTCGGTCACGTAGGCGATGCCGTGTTCGACCGCCTTGCTCACCGTCGACACGTCGATCGGCTTGCCCTTGAGCAGCACCTCGCCGGTGATGCGGCGGCCATAGGAGCGGCCGAACAGGCTCATGGCGAATTCGGTGCGGCCGGCGCCCATCAGCCCGGCTATGCCGACCAC contains these protein-coding regions:
- a CDS encoding sugar ABC transporter permease, with the protein product MSTEIAPAPQGNVAEEQRPRIAVSALTTNLREYGLIIALIVIMLFFQFTTSGTLFKPVNLSNLVQQNSFIIVMALGMLLVIVSGYIDLSVGSVAGFIGALAANMMVIWQLGPLSNPLVVSILCLIVGGLIGAAQGYWIAYHRIPSFIVTLAGMLIFRGICQALLGGGSSVGPLPDDFKALSSGFIPDVIGPLTLIPPTVNAAGKTILGSGLTLHMTTVVLGVIAVVAYAYFGLRTRRKRERHGYEAEPFPLFVVKTLVASALALFLVYEFASYRGLPVVLLVMGVLISLFVFVTKRMTIGRRIYAMGGNPKAAQLSGINTERLTLWVFINMGVLSALGGLIIAARLGQAVPAAGLGSELDVIAAVFIGGASAMGGVGQVIGAVVGGFIMGVMNNGMSIMGVNVDWQQVVKGLVLLGAVIFDVYNKNKA